The Ensifer canadensis genomic sequence GGACGACCCGGCATTACGGGCGCCCGGAAACCGGCGTGCACGCCATCCAGATGGAACTGGCGCAATCGACCCATCTTGCCACCGAGGAGCCGCCTTTCGTGCTCGACGCCAGCAAGGAGGAACGCCTTCGCGCGCCCCTTCGGGCCATTCTTCAAAGCATCGAGAATACCGCATTCGACCTTAAAACGCTGACAGGGAGCGAGGCATGACCATGAACAATCCGCGCCACAATATTCGCGACGTGCGCGCCCCACAGGGCACCACGCTCAACGCCAAGAGCTGGATGACCGAAGCGCCGCTGCGCATGCTGATGAACAACCTCGACCCGAACGTGGCAGAAAACCCGCACGAGCTGGTCGTCTATGGCGGTATCGGCCGCGCCGCCCGCACGTGGGCCGACTTCGACAAGATCGTCGAAACCCTGAAGGACCTCAACGAAGACGAGACCCTGCTCGTCCAGTCCGGCAAGCCGGTCGGCGTCTTCCGCACCCACAAGGATGCGCCGCGCGTCCTGATCGCCAACTCCAACCTGGTGCCGCATTGGGCAACCTGGGACCACTTCAACGAGCTGGATAAAAAGGGTCTGGCGATGTACGGCCAGATGACGGCCGGCTCGTGGATCTACATCGGCACGCAGGGCATCGTTCAGGGCACCTACGAAACCTTCGTCGAGGCCGGCCGCCAGCATTACGGTGGCAGCCTCAAAGGCAAGTGGGTGCTGACAGGTGGTCTGGGCGGCATGGGCGGCGCACAGCCGCTGGCAGCCGTCATGGCCGGTGCATCCTGCCTCGCCGTCGAGTGCAACCCGGACTCGATCGACTTCCGCCTTCGCACCCGCTACGTCGATGAAAAGGCGGAAACGCTCGACGAGGCGATGGAGATGATCGCCCGCTGGACGAAAAACGGCGAAGCCAAGTCCGTCGGCCTGCTCGGCAACACCGCCGAAATCCTGCCGGAAATGGTTCGCCGCGGCATCCGCCCGGATATGGTCACCGACCAGACCTCCGCGCATGATCCGGTCAACGGCTACCTGCCCAAGGGCTGGACCATGGCCGAGTGGAAGGCCAAGCGCGAGAGCGACCCGAAGGCTGTCGAAAAGGCTGCGCGCGCCTCGATGCGTGAACATGTGGAAGCCATGATCGCCTTCCAGGACATGGGCATCCCGACCTTCGACTACGGCAACAACATCCGCCAGGTCGCCAAGGAAGAGGGCCTCGAAAACGCCTTCGCCTTCCCCGGCTTCGTGCCGGCCTATATTCGCCCGCTCTTTTGCCGCGGCATCGGCCCGTTCCGTTGGGCCGCACTCTCCGGCGATCCGGAAGACATCTACAAGACCGATGTCAAGGTCAAGGAACTGACCCCCGGCAACACCCACCTGCACAATTGGCTCGACATGGCGCGCGAGCGCATCTCGTTCCAGGGACTGCCAGCACGCATCTGCTGGGTCGGTCTCGGTGATCGCCATCGGCTCGGCCTCGCCTTCAACGAAATGGTCAGAAACGGCGAGCTCAAGGCTCCTGTTGTCATCGGCCGCGATCACCTCGACTCCGGCTCGGTCGCCTCGCCGAACCGCGAAACGGAAGCGATGAAGGACGGCTCGGACGCCGTCTCCGACTGGCCGCTGCTCAACGCCCTCTTGAACACTGCGTCCGGCGCCACCTGGGTGTCGCTGCACCATGGCGGCGGCGTCGGCATGGGCTTCTCGCAGCATTCGGGCGTCGTCATCTGCGCCGATGGCACTGATGATGCCGCCAAGCGACTTGAGCGTGTACTCTGGAACGACCCGGCCACCGGCGTCATGCGCCACGCCGATGCCGGCTACGACATCGCGCTCGACTGCGCCAAGGACAAGGGCCTGCGCCTGCCGGGCATCCTCGGCAACTGACGAAGATTTAGGGGCGCCGGTCTGGCGCCCCTACCCCTTGTTCTTACGGGGTGGTCGCTTTCCGATTGCCGCCTTCGAGCAAGAGCAGTAGCCCAAGGCCCGCCAATCCGCCAAGACCTCCAAGAAGTGCTGTTCCCGAATAGTCGCTGATGCGGGTGCCGAGTGCAAAGAGCGCCGCGCAAAGGCCGCCGCTCATGAAGATGTTGACCGAGATCAGCGAGCTTCCGAGCCCCGGCCGGTCGGCAATCAATTCCTGCAGGTAGGTGATGGGGATCGTGATCAGCGCGGCAGCGCCGAAGGCGCTGATCAGCGTCAGCGCATAGATGTGCCACGGCGCCGACGACAGTCCGAGCAGGACCATGTAGCCGATATAGATGACCGTCCCGAGCGCCAGTGCCTTCGCCGGCAGCAGGCTCACCTGGATGCGCGCCCAGACGAAGATGAAGACCACCTCTAGAAAAGCGACAACGCCGGCGATGATGCCGATATCCGTGACGCTACCACCGACGGCATTGGTCATGATCAGCGGCAGGACGGCCGCGTTGATATGCAATGTCGAGGTGATCATTGCCACCGCGACCACGCGCGCGAAGATGCGCGGCGCAAGGATCTCGCCGAAGGATGTCCAATAGGAAAGGCGCTTGCCCAGGCCCGGATCGACGCCGCGCTCGTTCGGCAAGGAGAAGAAGACCAGAAGCAGGTTGGCCGAGCATCCGAGGCTGGCGAGCAGATAGGCGGGCAGCATGCTGTCGCCACCGGCAAGCGCAAAGCCCACCAGCCCGGGCACCAATACCCAGGCAAGCGAAATCGCCGCGCGCGCGCCGGTCGTCAGAGCGCCGGCGTCCTGCCCACTCATGCGCCGCGCGACGCTGCGCACATTGGCAAAGAGCAACGTGTAGACTGCGCCATAGATTGGCAGGAACAGAAGCACGCTGACGAGAAAGCTCGATTGATAGGGCAGGACATAGACAATGCCGTAGCCGACCACGCCGAACAGGATCGCGGTCGACATCAGCACGCGATAATTGCCGATCCGATCGGCAAGGATGCCGATGGAAACGCTGACGATGACGTTCACCGTCGCGGCGGCCAGAATCAGCAGTGAATAGAGCCCGTCACTCAGGCCCAGTTCGTTGATGCCGACCACGGATTGATAGGGTGAGGTTGCCGCCCCGGCGAAGCCGAAGAGAAAGATCGCCAGCATGCTGACCCGAATCGACGGGTTGCGCATGGCGCTGAAAAGCGAGGAAGTCATGATGATGCACGTCCACGAAGGAGGCGATTTCAAAAGGGGAGCTTGGCGCCGGCGGGTCGCACCGGCGGTTGCATTGCGGGAAGCTGCTTACACCGATTCCGACCAGCGCGCCGAGAGATTCGCCTTGGGCATAAAGTCGAATTCCTGATCGAAGGGAAATGCGGGACGAGAGCGGTGCAGGCTTGCCAGATGGGGGATGTCCTGGTTGACGACACCATCGGTCAACGCCATCAGGTTGGGGTTGGCAATCGGCGCGAGTTCCGGCGAGAGATAGCCTGACTTGACCACGAGCAACCGGACATTGCTCGGGTCGAGGCCGAGGCGGGTGAAGTCGGCGATATCGTGATAGGGTCGACGTCGCGCCGAAAGCACGACGTCGATCGCCCCAACGCGGACAACCGCCTGGCGCTCCTTTGCAGGACCAGGATCATCGAGCCGTACGACTTCCACCAGCATCTCCGCGACGGGACTTGCCGGATCGAGGCTGCCGCCGATCTTCAGCATCAGGTTTTCGCCGACGCCGGCAGCAAAGCAGGCTTCCACGGCAGGACGATCGGCGATACCGGCGATGAGTGCGCCGCGCCACCCCCGCGCAAGCAGAGCCTTCAACACATCCGCCCTATCGCCGACACCGCCGCCGGTCGGGTTGTCGCCGGAATCGGCAAGGATGATGGGGGTTGTCGTCGCCTTTTCGGCGACATCGAGCATGGCGTCGAGCGGGCCCGTCACAGGACCGAAACGGAAATTGCGACGTTCCGCCCAGTATGCCGCCGCAATGTCGACGGCTGCCTGCTCTGCCGCGGCCCGATCGGTCGCGGTAATCACGGCACAAGCCGTTGCACGCGGCTCGTCGGCCCAGACATAGCCGACCATCAGGTTGGCATCGAGCACACCCGGCCGCGCGTCGATGTC encodes the following:
- a CDS encoding MFS transporter translates to MTSSLFSAMRNPSIRVSMLAIFLFGFAGAATSPYQSVVGINELGLSDGLYSLLILAAATVNVIVSVSIGILADRIGNYRVLMSTAILFGVVGYGIVYVLPYQSSFLVSVLLFLPIYGAVYTLLFANVRSVARRMSGQDAGALTTGARAAISLAWVLVPGLVGFALAGGDSMLPAYLLASLGCSANLLLVFFSLPNERGVDPGLGKRLSYWTSFGEILAPRIFARVVAVAMITSTLHINAAVLPLIMTNAVGGSVTDIGIIAGVVAFLEVVFIFVWARIQVSLLPAKALALGTVIYIGYMVLLGLSSAPWHIYALTLISAFGAAALITIPITYLQELIADRPGLGSSLISVNIFMSGGLCAALFALGTRISDYSGTALLGGLGGLAGLGLLLLLEGGNRKATTP
- a CDS encoding M81 family metallopeptidase; translated protein: MRIAVGGIHTECSTYSPVLMAVEDFRVLRGADLLQAEYFDFLDAEGIEHLPLLHARAVPGGPVSRPTYDAFKAEFLDRLQQALPINGLYLAMHGAIKVDGMEDAEGDWISAARSVVGPDCPIATSYDLHGNVSQRIIDQIDIFAGYRTAPHIDTRETMIRAWAMLIEALRSGTRPGVAWAKIPVLLPGECTSTEDEPARGLYRQLPDIDARPGVLDANLMVGYVWADEPRATACAVITATDRAAAEQAAVDIAAAYWAERRNFRFGPVTGPLDAMLDVAEKATTTPIILADSGDNPTGGGVGDRADVLKALLARGWRGALIAGIADRPAVEACFAAGVGENLMLKIGGSLDPASPVAEMLVEVVRLDDPGPAKERQAVVRVGAIDVVLSARRRPYHDIADFTRLGLDPSNVRLLVVKSGYLSPELAPIANPNLMALTDGVVNQDIPHLASLHRSRPAFPFDQEFDFMPKANLSARWSESV
- the hutU gene encoding urocanate hydratase — translated: MNNPRHNIRDVRAPQGTTLNAKSWMTEAPLRMLMNNLDPNVAENPHELVVYGGIGRAARTWADFDKIVETLKDLNEDETLLVQSGKPVGVFRTHKDAPRVLIANSNLVPHWATWDHFNELDKKGLAMYGQMTAGSWIYIGTQGIVQGTYETFVEAGRQHYGGSLKGKWVLTGGLGGMGGAQPLAAVMAGASCLAVECNPDSIDFRLRTRYVDEKAETLDEAMEMIARWTKNGEAKSVGLLGNTAEILPEMVRRGIRPDMVTDQTSAHDPVNGYLPKGWTMAEWKAKRESDPKAVEKAARASMREHVEAMIAFQDMGIPTFDYGNNIRQVAKEEGLENAFAFPGFVPAYIRPLFCRGIGPFRWAALSGDPEDIYKTDVKVKELTPGNTHLHNWLDMARERISFQGLPARICWVGLGDRHRLGLAFNEMVRNGELKAPVVIGRDHLDSGSVASPNRETEAMKDGSDAVSDWPLLNALLNTASGATWVSLHHGGGVGMGFSQHSGVVICADGTDDAAKRLERVLWNDPATGVMRHADAGYDIALDCAKDKGLRLPGILGN